A single region of the Salicibibacter cibi genome encodes:
- a CDS encoding response regulator, with amino-acid sequence MIKVGTVEDEPLVVKFHKLYLEKLPGFLWTGSAATLAEGKRLVKESSIDVLLLDVYLQEESGLDLLRYIRQQELALDVILITSANDRDSVQIGYRFGAIDYLIKPFTYDRFQDAMLKYKDSLAGDPFIYSQEDVDRLFRDRQSTETRTLPKGITKETALRVLGAFKDQEEWLTAAALSEATVISHVSLRKYLRYFLENSWIEKDVVYQSSGRPLQHYRLTSQGLKIKNSSFV; translated from the coding sequence GTGATTAAAGTAGGAACTGTTGAGGACGAGCCTTTGGTCGTGAAATTTCACAAACTCTACTTGGAGAAGCTACCCGGATTCTTGTGGACAGGCTCCGCAGCGACACTAGCTGAGGGGAAGAGATTGGTGAAAGAAAGCAGTATAGATGTTCTGCTTCTTGACGTTTATTTGCAAGAGGAAAGTGGTTTGGACTTACTTCGTTATATACGTCAACAAGAATTGGCGCTGGACGTTATTCTTATCACATCTGCCAATGATCGGGATTCCGTACAAATTGGTTATCGATTCGGCGCAATCGATTATTTAATCAAGCCCTTTACGTATGATCGCTTTCAGGACGCAATGCTCAAATACAAGGACAGCTTGGCAGGTGATCCATTCATCTACAGTCAAGAAGATGTGGACCGATTATTTCGTGACCGGCAAAGCACTGAAACCCGCACCTTGCCAAAGGGCATAACAAAAGAGACAGCATTGCGGGTACTTGGTGCTTTTAAGGATCAAGAAGAATGGCTGACGGCAGCTGCCCTGAGTGAAGCAACAGTTATTTCACATGTGTCGCTTCGTAAATATTTACGGTACTTTCTCGAAAATAGCTGGATCGAAAAAGACGTCGTGTATCAATCATCGGGAAGGCCGCTGCAGCATTATCGACTCACTTCTCAAGGATTAAAAATAAAAAATTCCAGTTTCGTTTAA
- a CDS encoding DMT family transporter, whose product MKQSNKLIIYILMLVITLLWGYAWVLMKDALTYMGPFTFSAFRFGTGAVTLLLVVWILRIGFPPRQYWKHLVVIGFLQTTVVFTLVMYALEFVDAGQSSVLLYSMPMWSSLLAVQFLGEKITPAKLTGLIVGIIGLFTIVGWDMWIGQSFEVIFGQLLIIIAAIAWAISNIYYRRHVSGLSQLQVSAMQMFFGSIGITLAALITEWGEPIVFNAASIYYVLFTGVLASALAFTAWFFIISKIDMVTATISTLLVPIFGLTFSSILLGEQMTIGVLTGSALIISGIVIATISKKG is encoded by the coding sequence ATGAAACAATCAAACAAACTCATCATCTACATTCTTATGTTAGTCATCACGCTCCTTTGGGGTTATGCGTGGGTGCTCATGAAAGACGCGCTTACATACATGGGACCGTTCACGTTTTCGGCGTTTCGTTTCGGCACCGGCGCGGTCACACTGCTCCTCGTCGTATGGATCCTGAGAATCGGCTTTCCGCCCCGACAATACTGGAAACATTTGGTCGTCATCGGCTTCCTGCAAACAACGGTCGTATTCACGCTCGTCATGTACGCCCTAGAATTCGTCGACGCCGGCCAATCCTCCGTCCTACTGTACTCCATGCCGATGTGGAGCAGCCTCCTCGCCGTTCAATTCCTTGGCGAAAAAATAACCCCGGCGAAGCTAACAGGCTTGATTGTCGGGATCATCGGGCTATTTACGATTGTCGGGTGGGATATGTGGATCGGACAATCATTCGAGGTGATCTTTGGGCAACTTCTGATCATTATTGCCGCCATCGCTTGGGCGATATCAAACATTTACTATCGACGTCACGTGTCCGGGCTATCGCAATTGCAAGTATCTGCCATGCAAATGTTCTTCGGGTCCATTGGCATCACGCTTGCTGCCCTCATCACGGAATGGGGCGAGCCGATTGTTTTTAATGCAGCGAGCATTTATTATGTTTTATTCACCGGTGTGCTCGCCTCAGCGTTAGCTTTTACCGCCTGGTTTTTTATCATCAGCAAAATTGATATGGTCACCGCGACGATCTCCACATTACTCGTTCCGATCTTCGGATTAACGTTCAGCAGCATTTTGCTCGGCGAACAAATGACTATTGGCGTATTGACCGGATCTGCGCTGATTATTTCCGGGATTGTTATCGCGACGATCTCGAAGAAAGGTTAA
- a CDS encoding tetratricopeptide repeat protein: MAKIGRNEPCPCGSGKKYKQCCLKKENKVIDIATKMAAQELEQLNEELEEFAFQYSDRFFALFKDYVRENNWDIDPDYEAEYYVLFVGWAIFNAPLVEGGETVFQTFLDEQRSALRPETKARIDEWVTVPGMYEVIDHIDDDHFKVASLETGERDVFCDKEDELPEIGNGVVGIFVPFDNNINHFLFTYDEFPLEWLQSVYEQYRSDLDLARFSNAMKNEYPFVLYDLFNDEADPRELIDTYEWASKKHQAVIELLYETNRPIWDDDLLNFAIEVWQEFCEDENPLVKKEAVFAAALEYLVNMMEGDEATQKEIAEKYGISPSTLSQRYQEMNYLMYDFFDDIIDDFSPFDPDTEGASELAEQLFNELKQTVESKEFSSEEEIEQFINELLPTDLPMDNQPSTSEVTGDQIDRYVRLAEKADTVEEQNDLYFDGMIKGEAEFGPGFFENNRGLFWGLTETRPYMRAKQGYAETCEQLGALDLATEHYRELLDLNEMDNQGIRYLLLGALMKAGDYEEAKELVNEYDEPTANMGYNRAYAEYKLNGWTKKAEKGLKEAIDQNPHVPEYLLGKRKIPETIPPFYGIGDENEAIDYAQRYAELWQSDQVLIQNLKALI, translated from the coding sequence ATGGCTAAAATCGGACGTAACGAACCGTGCCCGTGTGGAAGCGGGAAAAAGTATAAACAATGTTGTTTGAAAAAAGAAAATAAAGTTATAGATATCGCAACGAAGATGGCAGCGCAAGAATTGGAGCAGTTAAACGAGGAACTGGAAGAATTTGCGTTTCAATATAGCGACCGCTTTTTTGCTTTGTTTAAAGATTATGTACGTGAAAATAACTGGGACATCGATCCTGATTATGAAGCAGAATATTATGTGTTGTTTGTAGGGTGGGCAATTTTCAATGCTCCGTTGGTTGAAGGAGGAGAAACGGTTTTTCAAACGTTTTTGGATGAGCAAAGAAGCGCATTGCGTCCCGAGACAAAAGCTAGGATAGATGAGTGGGTAACGGTGCCCGGCATGTATGAAGTCATTGATCATATTGATGACGATCATTTTAAAGTGGCTTCATTGGAAACCGGTGAACGCGATGTGTTCTGCGATAAAGAGGACGAGTTGCCTGAAATCGGAAATGGTGTGGTCGGAATCTTCGTCCCCTTTGACAACAACATCAACCATTTTTTGTTCACCTATGATGAGTTTCCCTTGGAGTGGCTGCAAAGCGTATATGAGCAATATCGAAGTGACTTGGACCTTGCCCGTTTCTCAAACGCGATGAAAAACGAATACCCCTTTGTTTTGTACGATCTGTTTAACGATGAAGCGGACCCGCGTGAATTAATCGATACGTATGAATGGGCTTCGAAAAAACATCAGGCGGTGATTGAACTTTTATATGAAACGAACAGACCGATTTGGGATGATGACCTCCTCAATTTCGCGATTGAAGTATGGCAGGAGTTTTGCGAGGACGAAAATCCCCTTGTGAAAAAAGAAGCGGTATTTGCCGCCGCACTTGAATATCTAGTAAATATGATGGAAGGGGATGAAGCTACGCAAAAAGAGATCGCGGAAAAATACGGGATATCCCCGAGCACTTTATCGCAACGGTATCAAGAAATGAACTATTTGATGTATGATTTTTTCGATGATATCATCGACGATTTTTCGCCATTTGACCCCGATACGGAAGGGGCTTCGGAGTTAGCGGAGCAACTTTTTAATGAATTAAAACAAACGGTTGAAAGCAAAGAATTTTCGTCTGAAGAAGAGATTGAACAATTTATAAACGAACTTCTTCCGACCGATCTGCCAATGGATAACCAACCGAGCACAAGCGAGGTCACCGGAGATCAGATCGATCGATACGTGCGTTTGGCAGAAAAAGCAGACACGGTGGAAGAACAAAATGATTTGTATTTTGATGGCATGATCAAGGGCGAAGCGGAGTTCGGCCCGGGTTTTTTTGAAAATAATCGTGGGTTATTTTGGGGGCTCACGGAGACAAGGCCGTACATGCGAGCCAAACAAGGCTACGCTGAGACGTGTGAGCAATTGGGCGCTTTGGATCTCGCGACGGAACACTACCGAGAACTGCTAGACTTAAACGAGATGGACAATCAAGGCATTCGCTACCTCTTGCTTGGCGCGTTAATGAAGGCGGGCGACTATGAAGAAGCGAAAGAACTTGTGAATGAATATGACGAGCCGACAGCCAATATGGGCTACAATCGCGCTTATGCTGAATATAAGCTAAACGGATGGACGAAAAAAGCGGAGAAAGGCTTAAAAGAAGCGATCGATCAAAATCCGCACGTTCCGGAGTACTTGCTCGGAAAAAGAAAAATTCCGGAAACGATCCCCCCTTTTTATGGAATCGGAGATGAGAACGAGGCCATCGATTACGCGCAACGTTACGCTGAGTTGTGGCAATCGGATCAGGTGTTGATACAGAATTTGAAGGCATTAATTTAG
- a CDS encoding ATP-binding protein, whose translation MTKKKKWPLQYRIMVYAMALLFGTLLLAGILMAYSQAEQARQSLEDQAVLSASHLAESPMVIDALITGEADEELRELLANLRTENDLLYIVIMDMDGIRLTHPTPERIGEEFVGPDVADVLEQGEAYTSEEVGTLGPSMRAFRPIIDDDEQIGAISVGISTERIDNYVSQSQRIVYISTGLSLILGAGGAYILARRIKRTLHGLEPEEIAQRLQEREAMLESVHEGVVATDNKGKIIVTNNTATATLGNYTLGKAIEDVWPALSIDEQIYEGKTTTDDMQWFKDIQMITSRMPVMVGNETVGALITFRDRSELDRVLERLVGVEHYAQQLRLQTHEFMNKLHIIGAMVYTKSYTELEDYIDSLSIQYEKGINEIGQHIKDITLAGYITNQIERLEKAGVTVYLHGETSWPVLTNTEQLDRWITVIGNALDNAYEAMIDRNEKTIDLTFERDEDMLCFLLKDSGKGFDVKKLPRFIEQGVSSKGAHRGFGLSLMAEAIMKAGGTYAFDSTPGEGTVFTARIPLKRQEDKR comes from the coding sequence GTGACAAAAAAGAAGAAATGGCCGCTTCAATACCGGATCATGGTTTATGCGATGGCACTTTTATTCGGAACGCTGCTGCTAGCGGGTATACTCATGGCTTATTCACAAGCCGAGCAGGCACGGCAGTCGTTGGAAGATCAAGCGGTACTTAGTGCGAGTCACCTTGCCGAAAGTCCGATGGTTATTGATGCGCTCATCACCGGCGAAGCGGATGAGGAGCTAAGGGAGCTGCTCGCGAATCTGCGCACCGAGAACGACTTGCTCTATATCGTCATTATGGATATGGATGGTATTCGTCTCACGCATCCGACACCCGAACGAATCGGTGAAGAATTTGTTGGCCCGGACGTTGCCGATGTGCTCGAGCAAGGTGAAGCTTATACATCTGAGGAAGTGGGCACACTCGGCCCATCGATGCGTGCATTCCGCCCAATCATCGATGATGATGAACAGATTGGCGCGATTTCGGTTGGCATTTCCACGGAACGAATTGATAACTATGTTTCGCAAAGCCAACGGATCGTTTATATTAGCACAGGTCTTAGCTTAATATTAGGTGCTGGTGGCGCATACATACTCGCTCGCCGGATTAAACGGACGTTGCACGGCCTTGAACCGGAAGAAATTGCCCAACGGCTTCAAGAGCGCGAAGCGATGCTTGAAAGTGTACACGAAGGCGTCGTTGCCACCGATAATAAAGGAAAAATCATTGTCACGAACAATACTGCTACCGCAACGCTCGGCAACTATACGCTCGGCAAGGCAATCGAAGATGTATGGCCAGCCCTTTCTATAGATGAGCAAATTTACGAAGGCAAAACGACTACTGATGACATGCAATGGTTCAAAGATATACAAATGATCACAAGCCGTATGCCCGTCATGGTTGGTAACGAAACCGTCGGTGCGCTTATTACCTTTCGTGACCGCAGTGAGCTCGACCGTGTCCTCGAACGGCTCGTCGGTGTTGAGCACTACGCTCAGCAGCTACGCCTGCAAACGCATGAATTTATGAACAAACTTCATATTATTGGAGCCATGGTCTATACAAAATCGTATACAGAACTTGAAGATTACATTGACTCTCTCTCGATTCAATACGAGAAAGGGATTAACGAAATCGGGCAACACATCAAAGACATAACCTTAGCTGGCTACATTACAAACCAAATCGAACGCTTGGAGAAGGCCGGTGTGACTGTCTATTTACATGGAGAGACGAGTTGGCCAGTACTTACAAATACTGAGCAGCTTGACAGATGGATCACTGTCATTGGCAACGCACTCGATAACGCTTATGAAGCAATGATTGACAGAAACGAGAAAACGATAGACTTAACATTCGAAAGGGATGAAGACATGCTCTGCTTTCTTTTAAAAGACAGCGGTAAAGGTTTTGATGTCAAAAAACTTCCAAGGTTTATTGAACAAGGTGTGTCATCGAAAGGTGCGCATCGCGGGTTCGGTCTCTCCCTTATGGCAGAGGCCATTATGAAAGCTGGGGGAACGTATGCATTTGATTCAACCCCGGGAGAGGGCACTGTGTTTACGGCGCGGATTCCGTTGAAAAGACAGGAGGATAAACGGTGA
- a CDS encoding alpha/beta hydrolase: MHGLPRWVWLIIIGVVFIVLVLALLYFFQHRLIFHPTSLSEDETAEIRSQHPETEEITIPVADEVNVHGWLISNAEEEPAPLLIYFGGNAQEVSQLIPETAELEDWSVLLMNYRGYGLSEGSPDEEALLGDALQIYDEMAGRDEIDEDNIVTMGRSIGSAVATHLSAERGVQGTILVSPFDEFLNVARSQFPFLPVESLLRYSFDSTEIAPQMEHPLLALIAGEDEIVDPEYSKSLVKKWRGPKESYMIEGEGHNTVHLNDEYQAYIKDFLTKIRER; this comes from the coding sequence ATGCATGGGCTACCCAGATGGGTTTGGTTAATTATTATTGGAGTTGTCTTTATTGTCCTCGTGCTTGCACTTCTATATTTTTTTCAACATCGTCTGATTTTTCACCCTACTTCCCTATCGGAAGATGAAACAGCTGAGATCCGGTCCCAACATCCCGAGACGGAAGAGATCACTATTCCTGTGGCGGATGAAGTAAACGTTCATGGGTGGTTGATCTCCAACGCTGAGGAAGAACCGGCTCCATTACTGATTTATTTTGGCGGGAATGCGCAGGAAGTATCGCAGTTGATTCCCGAAACAGCGGAACTCGAGGACTGGTCGGTGTTATTGATGAACTACCGCGGATATGGATTAAGCGAAGGCAGCCCGGATGAAGAGGCGTTGTTGGGAGACGCATTGCAGATCTATGACGAAATGGCCGGGCGCGATGAGATTGATGAGGATAACATCGTCACGATGGGCAGAAGTATCGGGTCTGCGGTGGCCACGCATCTCAGCGCAGAAAGGGGTGTGCAGGGTACGATTCTCGTCTCTCCGTTTGATGAATTTCTGAACGTCGCCCGGTCCCAATTTCCTTTTCTACCGGTGGAAAGCTTGTTGAGATATTCTTTCGACTCCACGGAAATCGCGCCACAAATGGAGCATCCGTTGTTGGCGCTAATCGCCGGGGAAGATGAGATTGTTGATCCGGAATATTCGAAATCCCTCGTGAAAAAATGGCGCGGTCCCAAGGAGAGCTATATGATTGAAGGAGAGGGGCATAATACAGTTCATTTAAATGATGAATACCAAGCATATATCAAGGATTTTTTAACGAAAATTCGAGAAAGGTGA
- a CDS encoding AbrB family transcriptional regulator, whose protein sequence is MPYIVYFILCALGGLLFSFTNLSIAWMIGALVVGSLVAIFQPDFFNLKRAVNEMPSSWLWLGQGILGIQLGLYINMTLIETLSNYWLIILSVLVLSIIFAFITGFFLFHFTKTDLLSSFIATAPGGVAAMPAYAQEVGANVAAVSVTQVLRVVLVISTVPVLLSFNGGNGGATENIQSITYDATVLPLSFGQFGWTFLLLALALIVAVTSKKIKIPAPWLLGAMVTAAAFNLISAQAFPAATLWWPDWALPVAQLFLGASIGAKMQKDLFRDSKAVIIVGIISSLALIVALAALSILVASQTRLDMITSILAFSPGGVAEMAATAVELDADSTFVVAVQIIRIMAVLLVLPPLFQLLRKYVLKEEKENHRKAS, encoded by the coding sequence ATGCCCTACATTGTTTATTTTATTTTGTGCGCATTGGGCGGACTTTTGTTTTCATTTACGAATCTATCGATTGCATGGATGATCGGTGCACTAGTGGTCGGTAGCCTTGTCGCGATTTTCCAACCCGACTTTTTCAACCTAAAACGCGCAGTAAACGAAATGCCCAGCAGTTGGCTTTGGCTTGGCCAAGGCATCCTCGGAATCCAACTTGGCCTCTATATCAATATGACGCTCATTGAAACGCTCAGCAACTATTGGCTCATCATTCTCTCTGTACTCGTGCTTTCTATTATTTTTGCGTTCATTACCGGGTTTTTCCTCTTTCACTTTACAAAAACGGATCTTTTATCCAGTTTTATCGCCACGGCTCCCGGCGGAGTTGCCGCGATGCCTGCTTACGCACAAGAAGTTGGGGCAAACGTGGCAGCTGTCAGTGTGACACAAGTGCTCCGCGTCGTGCTCGTGATCAGTACCGTTCCGGTTTTATTATCATTCAATGGCGGAAACGGGGGCGCGACCGAAAATATCCAAAGTATCACGTATGACGCCACCGTTTTGCCGCTGTCCTTCGGTCAATTCGGATGGACGTTTTTATTGTTGGCACTGGCACTTATCGTTGCTGTCACATCAAAAAAAATAAAAATCCCCGCGCCCTGGTTACTCGGCGCAATGGTAACCGCCGCGGCCTTCAATCTCATTTCGGCTCAAGCTTTCCCCGCAGCCACGCTTTGGTGGCCCGACTGGGCATTGCCGGTTGCCCAATTATTCTTAGGGGCAAGCATCGGCGCCAAAATGCAAAAAGATTTGTTTCGAGATTCGAAAGCCGTGATCATTGTCGGCATCATCAGCTCGCTAGCGTTAATCGTTGCGCTCGCCGCTTTGTCCATCCTGGTCGCCTCCCAAACACGACTGGACATGATCACATCGATCCTCGCCTTTTCACCCGGAGGTGTCGCCGAAATGGCCGCCACCGCGGTTGAACTCGATGCCGATTCAACCTTCGTCGTCGCTGTACAAATCATTCGGATTATGGCAGTGCTGCTCGTCCTGCCCCCGCTGTTTCAACTGTTACGCAAGTATGTTCTGAAGGAAGAAAAAGAAAACCATCGAAAGGCATCATGA
- a CDS encoding thermonuclease family protein → MFRYLFLFGAMIMLLVGCQTSEGGELQGTVVNIVDGDTFDVNIQGMGDERVRPIMVDAPEICHQHDPPECEPEPYGDEATEFATEVLLGETVYLEQDESERDQYDRLLFYVYVEEDRMFQEMLLEEGLAEVAVFEPDVRYEEEFYEIQEEAQEDGKGMWSE, encoded by the coding sequence ATGTTTCGGTATTTATTTTTGTTCGGTGCAATGATTATGCTTTTGGTTGGCTGTCAAACTTCTGAGGGTGGCGAGCTTCAAGGGACGGTCGTGAACATCGTGGACGGCGATACATTTGATGTGAATATTCAAGGGATGGGGGACGAGCGGGTGCGTCCGATTATGGTGGATGCCCCGGAGATCTGTCATCAACATGATCCCCCGGAATGTGAGCCGGAGCCATATGGGGATGAAGCCACAGAATTTGCGACTGAAGTTTTGCTCGGAGAAACCGTGTATCTTGAGCAAGACGAGTCGGAACGGGATCAATATGATCGGTTATTGTTCTACGTGTACGTGGAAGAAGATCGGATGTTTCAAGAAATGCTGTTGGAAGAAGGATTAGCTGAAGTCGCCGTCTTTGAGCCGGACGTGCGCTATGAAGAGGAATTTTACGAGATTCAGGAAGAAGCGCAGGAGGATGGAAAGGGGATGTGGTCAGAGTAA
- a CDS encoding SLC13 family permease, whose translation MKAVFQSTWQHLWKQHHRAKDLINIFSYKKDVDKSVKKREQEGKHKAADSPGGDGENPKPEQPKAYAKAQIIGLILGPALFLLTLLFFQPPGLTSEAQAVLAVTLWVATWWVTEALPIPATSLLPIILLPMTGAVEGDDVVSSYGDDIIFLFLGGFFIATAMEKWNLHKRIALFIIAMIGTSTQRILLGFMVATGFLSMWVSNTAAVMMMVPMGLAITAQVASALKGRPEEEDFPKFEKSLIFGIGYAGTIGGVGTLIGTPPNIILAGQMNEIFGVEISFATWMIFGVPVVALMIAFAWIYLGRFAFKTSIKELPGGREVIQQEREGLGKATYEEWMVGIIFIFAAFMWITREFFWDVDDGLILGIPGLSDGMIAVLSAVLLFSIPASRLKGGRILNWTDSRDIPWGVLLLFGGGLAIAQGFTASGLSDWIGEQLTVFEGFNLIIIITAATILIMVLTEITSNTATATMILPVVAALAFALNIHPFALMIPCAMAANMAFMLPVGTPPNAIIFGTGKLKIIEMVRTGFFVNIVAIVIIILGVYFLVPLVWGVDLTVFPDALR comes from the coding sequence ATGAAAGCGGTATTTCAATCAACTTGGCAACATTTATGGAAACAACATCATCGTGCAAAAGATCTCATTAATATTTTTTCATATAAAAAAGATGTGGACAAGTCAGTTAAAAAGCGTGAACAAGAAGGAAAGCACAAGGCTGCAGATTCGCCGGGCGGAGATGGAGAAAACCCTAAACCGGAACAACCAAAAGCTTACGCGAAGGCACAGATCATAGGGTTGATTCTTGGACCTGCACTTTTCTTGCTCACCCTGTTATTCTTCCAACCTCCAGGACTTACTTCAGAAGCGCAAGCAGTTTTGGCTGTAACATTATGGGTTGCAACTTGGTGGGTGACTGAAGCCCTTCCTATCCCGGCAACGTCACTATTACCGATCATTTTATTGCCGATGACAGGTGCAGTTGAAGGCGATGACGTTGTTTCTTCTTATGGTGATGATATCATCTTCTTATTCCTTGGCGGTTTCTTTATCGCAACGGCAATGGAAAAATGGAATTTACACAAGCGGATCGCGCTTTTCATTATTGCCATGATTGGTACAAGTACTCAACGGATTTTGCTCGGTTTCATGGTAGCAACAGGTTTCCTTTCGATGTGGGTTTCCAACACCGCGGCTGTCATGATGATGGTCCCAATGGGCCTCGCGATTACCGCACAAGTCGCATCAGCTTTAAAAGGCAGACCAGAAGAGGAAGATTTTCCTAAGTTTGAAAAATCATTGATCTTTGGCATTGGTTATGCCGGTACGATAGGCGGTGTCGGCACATTAATCGGAACGCCGCCAAACATTATTCTTGCAGGTCAGATGAACGAAATTTTTGGTGTTGAAATTTCGTTCGCCACTTGGATGATATTCGGCGTCCCAGTTGTGGCGTTGATGATTGCGTTTGCTTGGATTTATCTCGGACGTTTTGCTTTCAAAACAAGCATTAAAGAATTGCCGGGGGGTCGTGAGGTCATTCAGCAGGAACGCGAAGGTCTAGGTAAAGCTACTTATGAAGAGTGGATGGTCGGCATCATATTCATTTTTGCAGCTTTCATGTGGATTACGCGTGAATTTTTCTGGGATGTCGATGATGGACTCATTTTGGGAATTCCAGGTCTGTCAGACGGAATGATCGCGGTTCTCTCTGCAGTGCTTTTATTCTCTATTCCGGCCAGTCGTCTAAAAGGTGGGCGCATCTTGAATTGGACCGACTCTCGTGATATCCCATGGGGAGTGTTGCTTCTCTTTGGTGGTGGGCTTGCGATCGCTCAAGGATTCACAGCATCAGGGTTATCTGATTGGATCGGTGAACAATTGACCGTTTTTGAGGGCTTTAATTTAATTATAATTATCACGGCAGCAACCATCTTAATCATGGTTCTCACTGAAATCACCTCAAATACAGCCACAGCAACGATGATCCTGCCTGTGGTTGCCGCGTTGGCTTTTGCTTTAAACATTCATCCGTTCGCATTAATGATACCGTGTGCAATGGCTGCAAACATGGCATTCATGTTACCTGTCGGAACGCCGCCGAACGCGATTATATTCGGTACCGGGAAACTCAAAATCATTGAAATGGTCAGAACCGGATTCTTTGTAAACATTGTTGCAATAGTGATTATTATTTTAGGTGTATATTTTCTCGTACCGTTAGTATGGGGGGTAGATTTAACGGTCTTCCCTGATGCGCTTCGATAA